A stretch of Candidatus Sphingomonas phytovorans DNA encodes these proteins:
- a CDS encoding metalloregulator ArsR/SmtB family transcription factor — protein MVERLDITFAALADPTRRAMLASLSAGERSIGELAAPHAMSFAGASKHVRALERAGLVERRKAGRQQLCRLKAEPLREAQAWLRQWEKFWNERLDILEDLLRAEKERAE, from the coding sequence ATGGTTGAACGACTCGACATTACCTTCGCCGCGCTGGCCGATCCCACCCGCCGCGCCATGCTGGCCAGCCTGTCGGCGGGGGAGCGCAGCATCGGCGAGCTCGCCGCGCCGCATGCGATGAGCTTCGCCGGCGCCTCAAAGCATGTGCGTGCGCTCGAGCGGGCCGGGCTGGTCGAGCGCCGCAAGGCGGGGCGCCAGCAATTGTGCCGGCTGAAGGCCGAGCCCTTGCGCGAGGCCCAGGCCTGGCTGCGTCAGTGGGAGAAATTCTGGAACGAGCGGCTCGATATCCTCGAAGACCTGCTCAGGGCCGAAAAGGAGAGGGCCGAATGA
- a CDS encoding thiolase family protein yields MQRFAQPIYIASGLRTPFGRGGGALADHDAITLAVPVAQAMAAKARPDLFVWGTVIPSLGWSNIGREIWLDAGLDPTVPSFSAVLACSTSMIAAWAAAGMLGGDKDLALVGGSEVMSNPPIGLKLDASKRIVKLFRTNPAEALAALQALTPNDLVLPIKGFANRITGRTMGDHMEETAKIWEISREAQDDWSLKSHQRAVAGWENGFFDDLVIPLPEIQRDTNPRADTSAEKLATLPVAFDKTSGKGTLTAGNSSPITDGAAACWVATEAGLKKLPADTPHAELVDHEIAAVDHAVDGLLMAPSFAIPRLLERHGLRYEDIALWEIHEAFSAQVLANVAALEKPGWTRDRAGVAFDFGPFPWDRVNPNGGSVAIGHPFAATGARDLSQAVKELWALPSGSLAVVSVCADGGHGTVSLLRRP; encoded by the coding sequence ATGCAGCGCTTCGCCCAGCCCATCTATATCGCATCCGGCCTCCGGACCCCGTTCGGGCGCGGCGGCGGGGCGCTCGCCGACCATGACGCCATCACCCTCGCGGTACCGGTGGCGCAGGCGATGGCGGCGAAGGCGCGACCCGACCTGTTCGTCTGGGGCACGGTGATCCCGAGCCTTGGGTGGAGCAATATCGGGCGCGAGATCTGGCTCGACGCGGGCCTCGACCCGACCGTGCCGTCCTTCTCGGCGGTGCTTGCCTGCTCGACCTCGATGATCGCGGCTTGGGCCGCGGCCGGCATGCTTGGCGGCGACAAGGACCTCGCCCTGGTCGGCGGCTCCGAGGTGATGAGCAACCCGCCGATCGGGCTTAAGCTCGATGCGTCGAAGCGGATCGTGAAGCTGTTCCGCACCAACCCGGCCGAGGCGCTCGCCGCCCTGCAGGCGCTGACCCCGAACGACCTGGTGCTGCCGATCAAGGGCTTCGCCAACCGGATCACCGGGCGGACGATGGGCGACCATATGGAGGAAACGGCGAAGATCTGGGAGATTTCCCGCGAGGCGCAGGACGACTGGTCGCTGAAGAGCCACCAGCGCGCCGTCGCCGGATGGGAGAACGGCTTCTTCGACGACCTGGTCATCCCGCTGCCGGAGATTCAGCGCGACACCAATCCGCGTGCCGACACCTCGGCCGAGAAGCTCGCGACCCTCCCCGTCGCGTTCGACAAGACCAGCGGCAAGGGCACGCTGACCGCCGGCAACAGCTCCCCCATCACTGACGGCGCAGCCGCCTGCTGGGTCGCGACCGAAGCCGGGTTGAAGAAATTGCCCGCGGACACGCCCCACGCCGAGCTGGTCGATCACGAGATCGCTGCGGTCGACCACGCGGTGGACGGGCTGCTGATGGCGCCGAGCTTCGCCATTCCCCGGCTGCTGGAACGGCATGGACTGCGCTATGAGGATATCGCCCTGTGGGAGATCCACGAGGCCTTTTCAGCGCAGGTGCTGGCCAATGTCGCCGCGCTGGAGAAACCGGGCTGGACTCGGGACCGCGCGGGGGTGGCATTCGATTTCGGGCCCTTCCCCTGGGACCGGGTCAATCCCAATGGCGGATCGGTGGCGATCGGCCATCCCTTCGCCGCGACCGGCGCGCGCGATCTCAGCCAGGCAGTGAAGGAACTGTGGGCGCTGCCGAGCGGAAGCTTGGCCGTGGTCAGCGTCTGCGCCGATGGCGGGCACGGCACGGTATCGTTGTTGCGGCGCCCATAG
- a CDS encoding HPP family protein → MKLGNTLPRLFNPLLAGASLRDRLIACIGALIGIALTAFACTGLHLSMAELPFLLAPIGASAVLVFAVPASPLAQPWSVVGGNMVSAIAGVTAAHMMLPPMLAAGLAVSGAILAMSLLRCLHPPGGAVALTAVIGGPVIAGSGYLFALMPVATNSFALVLIGLLFHRFSGHSYPHRPAMAQDKDAGFHPEAIDQALADLGETFDVSREDLDLLLQRAAFHERERRSAARRGAAGRR, encoded by the coding sequence ATGAAACTGGGCAACACGTTACCGCGTCTCTTCAATCCATTGCTGGCGGGCGCGAGCCTGCGTGATCGGTTGATCGCCTGTATCGGGGCGCTGATCGGCATCGCGCTCACCGCCTTTGCCTGCACCGGCCTTCACCTGAGCATGGCTGAACTGCCGTTCCTGCTGGCACCGATCGGCGCGTCGGCGGTGCTGGTGTTCGCCGTTCCCGCCAGCCCGCTCGCACAGCCCTGGTCAGTGGTCGGCGGCAATATGGTGTCGGCGATCGCCGGTGTGACCGCGGCGCATATGATGCTGCCGCCGATGCTGGCGGCCGGACTGGCGGTCTCCGGCGCGATCCTGGCGATGTCGCTGCTGCGCTGCCTTCACCCGCCGGGCGGCGCGGTGGCCCTGACCGCGGTGATCGGCGGACCGGTGATCGCGGGATCGGGCTATCTGTTCGCGCTCATGCCCGTTGCGACCAACTCCTTTGCGCTGGTGCTGATCGGGCTGCTGTTCCACCGCTTCTCGGGCCACAGCTATCCGCACCGGCCGGCCATGGCGCAGGACAAGGATGCCGGTTTCCACCCCGAGGCGATCGACCAGGCGCTGGCCGATCTGGGCGAGACCTTCGACGTCAGCCGCGAGGATCTCGACCTGCTGCTGCAGCGTGCCGCCTTTCACGAACGGGAACGGCGATCCGCGGCACGCCGGGGCGCGGCCGGGCGGCGCTGA
- a CDS encoding MAPEG family protein, which translates to MSNRLVPGSIEAQQRALVMGVVLALPVAIGLWFFIDRSLPPVPGMATQTARFFFALHCVGIATLLALLPGIEAVAHERLVTPAIDPLAGAESRRMRVNQRYVQNTIEQLWLFVPGLLMLAVQARDGASMRAVVACTIVWVLARWAFWIGYMLGARFRSAGLVGMVQSMMVLLYCVGRFGYLWLGWAGAVALIAPFVAAELFIIGMLRWESWRAQDEA; encoded by the coding sequence ATGTCGAACCGCCTCGTCCCCGGATCGATCGAGGCGCAGCAGCGCGCGCTCGTCATGGGCGTGGTGCTTGCCTTGCCGGTGGCGATCGGGCTGTGGTTCTTCATCGATCGATCGCTGCCGCCGGTTCCCGGCATGGCGACCCAGACGGCGCGCTTCTTCTTCGCGCTTCACTGCGTCGGTATCGCGACCCTGCTCGCGCTGTTGCCGGGGATCGAGGCGGTCGCGCACGAACGGCTCGTCACCCCTGCGATCGACCCGCTGGCCGGGGCCGAATCGCGGCGGATGCGGGTCAACCAGCGCTACGTCCAGAATACCATCGAGCAGCTCTGGCTGTTCGTGCCGGGGCTGCTGATGCTCGCCGTCCAGGCGCGCGATGGCGCGTCGATGCGCGCGGTGGTCGCCTGCACCATCGTCTGGGTGCTCGCGCGCTGGGCCTTCTGGATCGGCTACATGCTTGGCGCGCGCTTCAGATCGGCCGGGCTGGTCGGCATGGTGCAGAGCATGATGGTCCTGCTCTATTGCGTCGGGCGCTTCGGCTATCTGTGGCTCGGCTGGGCCGGCGCGGTGGCCTTGATCGCGCCTTTCGTCGCGGCCGAACTGTTCATCATCGGCATGCTGCGCTGGGAAAGCTGGCGGGCTCAGGACGAAGCCTGA
- a CDS encoding dihydrolipoamide acetyltransferase family protein: MARFTFKLPDIGEGISEAEIVAWHVAVGDRVEEDQGLADMMTDKATVEMESPVAGVVVELAGEVGDQVSIGAALVVIETDAAETVADAAPVETKAQEAEEQIEAETPGAEEVAEKTSPHRGEGLEEAQSQAPSPETAPLPDPHPNPLPQGEREKSAHVLASPAVRARAADLGIDLGSVKAEGDRIRHADLDAYLRYGSGQGYHAPHVSRARADEPIKVIGMRRRIAENMAASKRTIPHFTYVDEIDVTALEEMRADLNAHRGNRPKLTMLPLMIVAICKSIPDFPMINARYDDEAGVVTRHGSIHLGMATQTPAGLMVPVIRDAQDLNVWQLASEIARLAEAARTGKAKSEELSGSTLTITSLGPLGGIATTPVINRPEVAIIGPNKIVERPVFRGDDIVRARLMNLSISCDHRVVDGWDAASYVQALKKYLETPVLLFTDG, translated from the coding sequence ATGGCACGCTTCACCTTCAAGCTTCCTGACATTGGGGAAGGCATCTCCGAGGCGGAGATCGTCGCGTGGCACGTGGCGGTCGGGGATCGCGTGGAGGAGGACCAGGGCCTTGCCGACATGATGACGGACAAGGCGACGGTCGAGATGGAATCGCCGGTCGCGGGCGTAGTGGTCGAGCTGGCCGGCGAGGTCGGCGACCAGGTGTCGATCGGGGCTGCCTTGGTGGTGATCGAGACCGATGCCGCCGAGACGGTGGCCGATGCCGCGCCGGTCGAGACCAAAGCCCAGGAAGCCGAAGAGCAGATCGAGGCGGAGACGCCGGGGGCCGAGGAGGTGGCTGAAAAGACCTCCCCCCATCGCGGAGAGGGTTTGGAAGAGGCGCAGTCACAAGCGCCATCGCCCGAAACTGCCCCTCTCCCCGATCCTCACCCCAACCCTCTCCCCCAAGGGGAGAGGGAGAAGAGCGCCCATGTCCTCGCCTCGCCTGCGGTCCGCGCCCGGGCGGCCGACCTCGGCATCGACCTTGGCAGCGTGAAGGCCGAGGGCGACCGTATCCGCCACGCCGATCTCGATGCGTATCTGCGTTATGGGTCAGGCCAGGGCTATCACGCGCCGCACGTGTCGCGCGCCCGCGCCGACGAGCCAATCAAGGTCATCGGCATGCGTCGCCGCATCGCCGAGAACATGGCCGCCTCGAAGCGGACGATCCCGCACTTCACCTATGTCGACGAGATCGACGTCACCGCGCTCGAGGAGATGCGTGCCGATCTCAACGCGCACCGCGGCAACCGGCCCAAGCTGACCATGCTGCCGCTGATGATCGTCGCGATCTGCAAGTCGATCCCCGACTTCCCGATGATCAACGCGCGCTATGACGACGAGGCGGGCGTGGTGACGCGCCACGGTTCGATCCATCTCGGCATGGCGACGCAGACCCCGGCTGGCCTGATGGTCCCGGTGATCCGCGACGCGCAGGACCTGAACGTCTGGCAGCTCGCCAGCGAGATCGCCCGCCTCGCCGAGGCAGCCCGCACCGGCAAGGCGAAGTCGGAGGAGCTCAGCGGCTCGACGCTCACCATCACCTCGCTCGGGCCGCTCGGCGGCATCGCCACCACGCCCGTCATCAACCGGCCCGAGGTCGCGATTATCGGCCCGAACAAGATCGTCGAGCGCCCCGTCTTCCGTGGCGACGACATCGTCCGCGCCAGGCTGATGAACCTCTCGATCAGCTGCGACCACCGTGTCGTCGATGGATGGGACGCCGCAAGCTACGTCCAGGCCCTCAAGAAATATCTCGAAACCCCCGTCCTCCTCTTCACTGACGGGTGA
- a CDS encoding alpha-ketoacid dehydrogenase subunit beta yields MNMIQAINSAMDVMMARDPDVIVMGEDVGYFGGVFRATAGLQAKYGKTRVFDTPITECGIIGVAVGMGAYGLRPVPEIQFADYIYPALDQLVSEAARLRYRSAGEFISPITVRSPFGGGIFGGQTHSQSPEGIFTHVSGIKTVIPSTPYDAKGLLIAAIEDNDPTLFFEPKRIYNGPFDGHWDRPTKNWSQHPAGEVPTGYYKIPLGKANVARAGEALTILAYGTMVHVCLAVVEEAGVDAEVIDLRTLVPLDIETIEASVKKTGRCMIVHEATRTSGFGAELSALVQERCFYHLEAPIERVTGFDTPYPHSLEWAYFPGPIRIGEALKKVMKD; encoded by the coding sequence ATGAACATGATCCAGGCGATCAACAGCGCCATGGACGTGATGATGGCGCGGGACCCCGACGTGATCGTGATGGGCGAGGATGTCGGCTATTTCGGCGGCGTGTTCCGCGCGACCGCCGGGCTGCAGGCGAAATACGGCAAGACCCGCGTGTTCGACACGCCGATCACCGAATGCGGCATCATCGGCGTCGCGGTCGGCATGGGCGCCTATGGCCTGCGCCCCGTGCCGGAGATCCAGTTCGCCGATTATATCTATCCCGCGCTCGACCAGCTCGTGTCGGAGGCGGCGCGGCTGCGCTATCGTTCGGCGGGTGAGTTCATCTCGCCGATCACGGTGCGCTCGCCGTTCGGCGGCGGCATCTTCGGCGGCCAGACGCACAGCCAGTCGCCCGAAGGCATCTTCACTCATGTCTCGGGCATCAAGACGGTGATCCCGTCGACGCCCTATGACGCGAAGGGCCTGCTGATCGCCGCGATCGAGGACAATGATCCGACGCTCTTCTTCGAGCCGAAGCGTATCTATAATGGCCCGTTCGATGGCCATTGGGATCGCCCGACGAAGAACTGGTCGCAACATCCCGCGGGCGAGGTGCCGACCGGCTATTACAAGATCCCGCTGGGCAAGGCGAACGTGGCCCGCGCCGGCGAGGCGCTGACCATCCTTGCCTATGGCACGATGGTGCATGTCTGCCTTGCGGTGGTCGAGGAGGCTGGCGTGGATGCCGAGGTCATCGACCTGCGCACCCTGGTGCCGCTCGATATCGAGACGATCGAGGCTTCGGTGAAGAAGACCGGGCGCTGCATGATCGTGCACGAGGCGACCCGGACCAGCGGTTTCGGTGCCGAGCTGTCGGCGCTGGTGCAGGAGCGTTGCTTCTATCATCTCGAGGCGCCGATCGAGCGCGTGACCGGCTTCGACACGCCTTATCCGCATAGCCTGGAATGGGCCTATTTCCCCGGCCCGATCCGCATCGGCGAAGCGCTGAAAAAGGTGATGAAGGACTGA
- a CDS encoding 3-methyl-2-oxobutanoate dehydrogenase (2-methylpropanoyl-transferring) subunit alpha — protein MASDSPRANLQPLSLYVPEPKFRPGDTVDFTEVAIPAAGEARRPDTADRPETFIDLAYELVRVLDDEGNAVGPWNPRLSPDTLRAMLRSMVLVRAFDERMFRAQRQGKTSFYMKCLGEEAVAVAAAFALDYEDMCFPSYRQQGLLVARGWSLVDMMNQIYSNKGDRLQGKQLPIMYSVRDAGFFSISGNLTTQYPQAVGWAMASAAKGDTRIAATWCGEGSTAEGDFHSACTFASVYRAPVIFNVVNNQWAISSFSGFAGAESTTFAARAIGYGIAGLRVDGNDALAVYAATAWAAERARTNQGPTLIEHFTYRAEGHSTSDDPGQYRSAGEPTAWPLGDPIKRLKDHLIAIGEWDEDRHAAQDLELAEEVKRAQKEAEQNGILGHGLHQPLDTLFDGVFEEMPWHLREQQAQMLAEETASGRPWARKS, from the coding sequence ATGGCAAGCGACAGTCCGCGCGCCAATTTACAACCATTGTCGCTTTATGTGCCGGAACCCAAGTTCCGCCCGGGCGACACGGTCGATTTCACCGAGGTCGCGATTCCCGCGGCCGGTGAAGCCCGTCGCCCCGACACCGCCGACCGGCCCGAGACCTTCATCGATCTCGCTTATGAGCTGGTCCGCGTGCTCGACGACGAGGGCAATGCCGTCGGCCCGTGGAACCCGCGGCTCTCGCCCGATACGCTCCGCGCGATGCTGCGCAGCATGGTGCTGGTCCGGGCGTTCGACGAGCGCATGTTCCGCGCCCAGCGCCAGGGCAAGACCAGCTTCTATATGAAGTGCCTCGGCGAGGAGGCTGTCGCGGTCGCCGCGGCGTTCGCGCTCGATTACGAGGATATGTGCTTCCCCTCCTATCGCCAGCAGGGGCTGCTCGTCGCGCGGGGCTGGAGCCTCGTCGACATGATGAACCAGATCTATTCGAACAAGGGCGACCGGCTTCAGGGCAAGCAGCTCCCGATCATGTATTCGGTCAGGGATGCCGGCTTCTTCTCGATCTCCGGCAACCTCACCACGCAATATCCCCAGGCCGTGGGTTGGGCGATGGCGTCGGCGGCGAAGGGCGACACCCGAATCGCCGCCACCTGGTGCGGCGAGGGCTCGACGGCGGAGGGCGATTTCCATTCGGCCTGCACCTTCGCCAGCGTCTATCGCGCGCCGGTGATCTTCAACGTCGTCAACAACCAATGGGCGATCTCGAGCTTCTCCGGGTTCGCCGGTGCCGAATCGACCACTTTCGCGGCGCGCGCGATCGGCTATGGCATCGCCGGCCTGCGCGTCGACGGTAACGATGCGCTCGCCGTCTATGCCGCGACCGCCTGGGCGGCGGAGCGCGCCCGCACGAACCAGGGCCCGACCCTGATCGAGCATTTCACCTATCGCGCCGAAGGCCATTCGACCTCGGACGATCCCGGCCAGTATCGCTCGGCCGGGGAGCCGACGGCCTGGCCGCTCGGCGATCCGATCAAGCGGCTGAAGGACCATCTCATCGCGATCGGCGAATGGGACGAGGATCGCCACGCCGCGCAGGATCTCGAACTCGCCGAGGAAGTGAAGCGCGCGCAGAAGGAGGCCGAGCAGAACGGCATCCTCGGCCACGGCCTTCACCAGCCGCTGGACACGCTGTTCGATGGCGTGTTCGAGGAGATGCCCTGGCATCTCAGGGAACAACAGGCACAGATGCTCGCGGAAGAAACCGCCTCGGGCCGGCCATGGGCACGCAAATCATGA
- a CDS encoding protein ImuA — protein MSSAAALSALRETLRAIEGDGLRRRAILPFGIGPIDSQMASGGLTLGSLHEVAAASPGMGDDAAATLFMAGIAARAWGPVLWVVRRRDLFAPGLYQAGLAPERILYAEAADDAELLALMEEGLRHRGLGAVIGEAKSASMANTRRLQLAAEGGKTIALLLKRHAREGGNPLAVPSAAVTRWRIAAAPSTPLPVEGVGCPRWRIELVRQRGGEPHNWTMEACDETGRLALPARLADRSAAAGGTHRRAA, from the coding sequence TTGTCGTCTGCCGCCGCCCTTTCCGCCTTACGCGAAACCCTTCGCGCGATCGAGGGGGATGGGCTGCGTCGGCGCGCCATACTGCCCTTCGGGATCGGCCCGATCGATTCGCAGATGGCGAGCGGCGGGCTCACGCTCGGCTCGCTGCACGAGGTCGCGGCGGCCAGCCCCGGCATGGGCGACGATGCCGCGGCCACCCTGTTCATGGCCGGCATCGCCGCCCGCGCCTGGGGACCGGTCCTGTGGGTGGTACGCCGGCGGGACCTGTTCGCGCCCGGCCTGTACCAGGCGGGGCTGGCGCCCGAACGCATCCTTTACGCCGAGGCCGCCGACGATGCCGAACTGCTCGCGCTGATGGAGGAAGGACTGCGCCACCGCGGGCTTGGCGCGGTGATCGGCGAGGCGAAGAGCGCCTCCATGGCCAATACCCGCCGGCTTCAGCTCGCGGCGGAGGGCGGCAAGACGATCGCGCTGCTGCTCAAGCGCCATGCCCGCGAGGGCGGCAACCCGCTGGCCGTACCGTCAGCCGCGGTGACTCGCTGGAGAATCGCCGCCGCGCCCTCGACCCCGCTTCCGGTCGAAGGCGTCGGCTGCCCGCGCTGGCGGATCGAGCTGGTCCGTCAGCGCGGCGGCGAACCCCATAACTGGACGATGGAGGCATGCGATGAAACGGGTCGCCTCGCTCTACCTGCCCGACTGGCCGATCGATCGGCTGCGGCGGGCGGAACGCACCGCCGCGCCGCCTGA
- a CDS encoding DNA polymerase Y family protein, which produces MKRVASLYLPDWPIDRLRRAERTAAPPEAPSRAQPIVDIKAAPRNRGWRPGARWARGEATESSPERGGGPAKLVEGGFHRRNVCGEHPPPFAEEANGPPPRSGEDLLVTSIREGSRILVAATSHGAHLLGIRAGMAVTQARAQVPDLDIRPADPEGDRADLERLAITAARRWSPIVALSGEDGLFIELTGTAHLFGGEERMARRIVRLLARIGVRARIAVADTTGAAWALARHGRQPQGGVTICPPGAQHDTIAPLPIAALRAEPAAIELLKRLGVETIGQLAAMPRAPLARRFGKALVLRLDQAGGRIGEPLDPVVPPGHIAVIQRFAEPIATAEAIEHWLAQLMPRLVTALTQAGRGARAIELVADRIDGVPQRLRIGLARPNRDPAHLLRLIVRRIEEIAPGYGIDALALHVRRADPLGPLPVEERLEETPADIAPLVDTLANRIGEARLWRSRPVESDVPERSVEPAPALAPPGRPAAPLKPADVRRLDRTPDLHPWHPRWPRPVRMLRRPELLDHVIAEMPDQPPRRFTWRGTTHKVVRADGPERVNGEWWKRATERHSVRDYFRVEDEAGQRFWLFRRGDGERTETGDLAWFMHGAFG; this is translated from the coding sequence ATGAAACGGGTCGCCTCGCTCTACCTGCCCGACTGGCCGATCGATCGGCTGCGGCGGGCGGAACGCACCGCCGCGCCGCCTGAAGCGCCGTCGCGCGCGCAGCCGATCGTCGACATCAAGGCAGCCCCGCGAAACCGCGGCTGGCGCCCCGGCGCGCGCTGGGCACGAGGGGAAGCAACTGAATCCTCCCCGGAACGGGGAGGGGGACCAGCGAAGCTGGTGGAGGGGGGCTTCCACAGACGTAACGTTTGCGGTGAGCACCCTCCACCATTCGCCGAAGAGGCGAATGGTCCCCCTCCCCGTTCCGGGGAGGATTTATTGGTCACCTCGATCCGCGAGGGCAGTCGAATCCTCGTCGCGGCGACCAGCCATGGTGCGCATCTGCTCGGCATCCGGGCCGGCATGGCGGTGACCCAGGCGCGCGCTCAGGTGCCTGATCTCGATATCCGGCCGGCCGATCCGGAGGGCGACCGGGCCGATCTCGAACGCCTCGCCATCACCGCCGCGCGGCGCTGGTCGCCGATCGTCGCACTGTCGGGGGAGGACGGGCTGTTCATCGAACTGACCGGCACCGCGCACCTGTTCGGCGGCGAAGAAAGGATGGCGCGGCGGATCGTCCGGCTGCTCGCGCGGATAGGCGTAAGGGCACGCATCGCGGTAGCGGACACGACGGGCGCTGCCTGGGCGCTCGCGCGCCACGGCCGCCAGCCGCAGGGGGGCGTGACGATCTGCCCGCCCGGCGCGCAGCACGACACCATCGCCCCCCTGCCCATCGCCGCGTTGCGGGCCGAGCCAGCCGCGATCGAACTGCTCAAGCGTCTCGGCGTGGAGACGATCGGCCAGCTTGCCGCGATGCCCCGCGCCCCGCTCGCGCGCCGGTTCGGCAAGGCACTGGTGCTGCGCCTCGATCAGGCGGGCGGGCGGATCGGCGAGCCGCTCGATCCCGTCGTCCCGCCCGGGCATATCGCCGTGATCCAGCGCTTCGCCGAGCCGATCGCGACCGCGGAGGCGATCGAGCATTGGCTGGCGCAGCTCATGCCGCGCCTCGTCACCGCGCTGACTCAGGCAGGCCGGGGCGCCCGCGCGATCGAGCTGGTCGCCGACCGGATCGACGGCGTGCCGCAGCGGCTGCGCATCGGCCTCGCCCGCCCGAACCGCGACCCGGCGCACCTGCTTCGCCTGATCGTCCGGCGCATCGAGGAGATCGCCCCCGGCTATGGCATCGACGCGCTGGCGCTGCATGTCCGCCGCGCCGATCCGCTCGGCCCGCTGCCCGTCGAGGAACGGCTTGAGGAGACCCCGGCCGATATCGCGCCGCTGGTCGACACGCTGGCCAACCGGATCGGCGAGGCGCGGTTGTGGCGCAGCAGGCCGGTGGAGAGCGACGTGCCCGAACGATCGGTCGAACCGGCACCGGCGCTCGCCCCGCCCGGACGACCCGCGGCGCCGCTCAAGCCAGCCGATGTGCGTCGGCTGGACCGGACACCCGATCTCCATCCCTGGCATCCTCGCTGGCCGCGGCCGGTGCGCATGCTGCGCCGGCCCGAGCTGCTTGATCACGTCATCGCCGAAATGCCCGATCAGCCGCCTCGCCGCTTCACCTGGCGCGGCACGACCCACAAGGTGGTGCGCGCCGACGGCCCGGAACGGGTGAACGGCGAATGGTGGAAGCGCGCGACCGAACGGCATTCGGTGCGCGACTATTTCCGGGTCGAAGACGAGGCCGGCCAGCGTTTCTGGCTGTTCCGCCGCGGCGACGGCGAGCGGACGGAGACCGGCGACCTCGCCTGGTTCATGCACGGGGCGTTCGGGTGA